Proteins encoded by one window of Haliotis asinina isolate JCU_RB_2024 chromosome 6, JCU_Hal_asi_v2, whole genome shotgun sequence:
- the LOC137288168 gene encoding uncharacterized protein isoform X2: protein MRKSVIVWIYLLRLVCTDTIYNSKACYGSGNLSCVRHDIICNSSQKIAIYDAYFTNNTECGAGVSNCLLNPDNVTEHGNRRFNNTELISLYRNCSIESRCVFQGPRRGDTLTFSVVKYLCIEGTNTGTRVSISPGPTKSNTGAIAGGVVATVLVVLVLTLVSVNIIRHRRVQSEGKEKTASLPKDAKSELTYSLAGTIPQGNYHEIQDLSTQNSGYDYVTTEGVALPTHSNTYFTIEPAGKLIVKDNSAVSAAEGDYDHIGDKPSKPTSDYDTTASVAEAGNTGENSYGYNHFQNKVNSQTHQNDYDTAASATQTVAKIGTTERSTDEDDYDHLHRTTNASKTVSSPYDTTSRVEDNSDYFVAGQVK from the exons ATGAGGAAGTCTGTGATTGTTTGGATATACCTTCTTCGGCTAGTTTGCACAG ATACAATATACAACAGTAAGGCATGCTATGGATCCGGTAACCTCTCCTGTGTTCGACATGACATCATCTGCAACTCATCTCAGAAGATCGCTATCTATGACGCCTACTTCACTAACAACACAGAGTGTGGGGCAGGTGTCTCTAACTGCCTTCTGAATCCGGACAATGTGACAGAACATGGGAATCGCAGATTCAACAACACCGAGCTGATCTCGCTCtacagaaactgttcaatagaGAGCCGGTGTGTGTTTCAGGGTCCCCGGCGGGGCGATACTCTTACATTTTCTGTTGTCAAATATCTGTGTATTGAAG GTACAAACACAGGAACAAGAGTCAGCATATCACcag GGCCGACCAAAAGTAACACTGGCGCAATAGCTGGAGGAGTTGTGGCCACTGTGTTAGTTGTACTCGTTCTTACATTGGTATCAGTGAATATCATACGGCACAG GCGAGTGCAAAGCGAAGGGAAGGAGAAGACCGCATCTCTACCTAAAGATGCAAAGTCTGAATTAACCTACAGTTTAGCCGGTACGATCCCACAGGGCAACTACCATGAAATCCAGGATCTTAGTACACAGAACAGTGGTTATGACTACGTTACCACTGAAGGCGTGGCGCTCCCTACACACTCAAACACTTATTTTACCATCGAACCTGCAGGGAAGCTAATTGTAAAAGACAATTCAGCAGTCTCTGCAGCGGAAGGTGACTATGATCACATTGGAGACAAACCATCCAAACCGACCAGTGACTATGATACAACAGCTTCGGTGGCTGAAGCAGGAAATACGGGAGAAAATAGTTATGGTTACAATCACTTCCAAAACAAAGTCAACTCCCAGACACACCAAAATGACTACGACACTGCTGCCTCTGCAACTCAGACAGTTGCAAAAATCGGTACGACTGAAAGGAGCACAGATGAAGACGACTATGACCACTTACATAGGACAACTAATGCTTCCAAGACTGTTAGCTCGCCGTATGACACTACATCAAGAGTAGAAGATAACTCTGATTATTTTGTTGCGGGTCAAGTGAAATGA
- the LOC137288168 gene encoding uncharacterized protein isoform X1 — protein MRKSVIVWIYLLRLVCTDTIYNSKACYGSGNLSCVRHDIICNSSQKIAIYDAYFTNNTECGAGVSNCLLNPDNVTEHGNRRFNNTELISLYRNCSIESRCVFQGPRRGDTLTFSVVKYLCIEGDTLNIARGMARICQALPKNDNKTRFNCSIQNDTCLCSFKSFGTATGISVYALDVRLNKGKCLSGLSVRPGNVITTNNCSKLFQPFEELNVTTELPLHMDFKDIPKHSSIWLLIKGTNTGTRVSISPGPTKSNTGAIAGGVVATVLVVLVLTLVSVNIIRHRRVQSEGKEKTASLPKDAKSELTYSLAGTIPQGNYHEIQDLSTQNSGYDYVTTEGVALPTHSNTYFTIEPAGKLIVKDNSAVSAAEGDYDHIGDKPSKPTSDYDTTASVAEAGNTGENSYGYNHFQNKVNSQTHQNDYDTAASATQTVAKIGTTERSTDEDDYDHLHRTTNASKTVSSPYDTTSRVEDNSDYFVAGQVK, from the exons ATGAGGAAGTCTGTGATTGTTTGGATATACCTTCTTCGGCTAGTTTGCACAG ATACAATATACAACAGTAAGGCATGCTATGGATCCGGTAACCTCTCCTGTGTTCGACATGACATCATCTGCAACTCATCTCAGAAGATCGCTATCTATGACGCCTACTTCACTAACAACACAGAGTGTGGGGCAGGTGTCTCTAACTGCCTTCTGAATCCGGACAATGTGACAGAACATGGGAATCGCAGATTCAACAACACCGAGCTGATCTCGCTCtacagaaactgttcaatagaGAGCCGGTGTGTGTTTCAGGGTCCCCGGCGGGGCGATACTCTTACATTTTCTGTTGTCAAATATCTGTGTATTGAAG GTGATACACTGAACATAGCAAGAGGTATGGCGAGAATATGCCAAGCCTTACCcaaaaatgacaacaaaacaagGTTTAATTGCTCAATTCAAAATGACACTTGCTTGTGCAGCTTCAAGTCTTTTGGCACTGCCACAGGGATATCTGTGTATGCACTTGACGTGAGACTGAACAAAGGGAAATGCTTATCAGGGTTATCTGTCCGACCCGGGAATGTCATCACAACGAATAATTGTTCAAAATTGTTCCAACCGTTTGAGGAACTCAACGTAACAACCGAACTCCCTCTACATATGGATTTCAAAGATATCCCAAAGCACTCATCAATTTGGCTTTTGATCAAAG GTACAAACACAGGAACAAGAGTCAGCATATCACcag GGCCGACCAAAAGTAACACTGGCGCAATAGCTGGAGGAGTTGTGGCCACTGTGTTAGTTGTACTCGTTCTTACATTGGTATCAGTGAATATCATACGGCACAG GCGAGTGCAAAGCGAAGGGAAGGAGAAGACCGCATCTCTACCTAAAGATGCAAAGTCTGAATTAACCTACAGTTTAGCCGGTACGATCCCACAGGGCAACTACCATGAAATCCAGGATCTTAGTACACAGAACAGTGGTTATGACTACGTTACCACTGAAGGCGTGGCGCTCCCTACACACTCAAACACTTATTTTACCATCGAACCTGCAGGGAAGCTAATTGTAAAAGACAATTCAGCAGTCTCTGCAGCGGAAGGTGACTATGATCACATTGGAGACAAACCATCCAAACCGACCAGTGACTATGATACAACAGCTTCGGTGGCTGAAGCAGGAAATACGGGAGAAAATAGTTATGGTTACAATCACTTCCAAAACAAAGTCAACTCCCAGACACACCAAAATGACTACGACACTGCTGCCTCTGCAACTCAGACAGTTGCAAAAATCGGTACGACTGAAAGGAGCACAGATGAAGACGACTATGACCACTTACATAGGACAACTAATGCTTCCAAGACTGTTAGCTCGCCGTATGACACTACATCAAGAGTAGAAGATAACTCTGATTATTTTGTTGCGGGTCAAGTGAAATGA
- the LOC137288168 gene encoding uncharacterized protein isoform X3, giving the protein MRKSVIVWIYLLRLVCTDTIYNSKACYGSGNLSCVRHDIICNSSQKIAIYDAYFTNNTECGAGVSNCLLNPDNVTEHGNRRFNNTELISLYRNCSIESRCVFQGPRRGDTLTFSVVKYLCIEGPTKSNTGAIAGGVVATVLVVLVLTLVSVNIIRHRRVQSEGKEKTASLPKDAKSELTYSLAGTIPQGNYHEIQDLSTQNSGYDYVTTEGVALPTHSNTYFTIEPAGKLIVKDNSAVSAAEGDYDHIGDKPSKPTSDYDTTASVAEAGNTGENSYGYNHFQNKVNSQTHQNDYDTAASATQTVAKIGTTERSTDEDDYDHLHRTTNASKTVSSPYDTTSRVEDNSDYFVAGQVK; this is encoded by the exons ATGAGGAAGTCTGTGATTGTTTGGATATACCTTCTTCGGCTAGTTTGCACAG ATACAATATACAACAGTAAGGCATGCTATGGATCCGGTAACCTCTCCTGTGTTCGACATGACATCATCTGCAACTCATCTCAGAAGATCGCTATCTATGACGCCTACTTCACTAACAACACAGAGTGTGGGGCAGGTGTCTCTAACTGCCTTCTGAATCCGGACAATGTGACAGAACATGGGAATCGCAGATTCAACAACACCGAGCTGATCTCGCTCtacagaaactgttcaatagaGAGCCGGTGTGTGTTTCAGGGTCCCCGGCGGGGCGATACTCTTACATTTTCTGTTGTCAAATATCTGTGTATTGAAG GGCCGACCAAAAGTAACACTGGCGCAATAGCTGGAGGAGTTGTGGCCACTGTGTTAGTTGTACTCGTTCTTACATTGGTATCAGTGAATATCATACGGCACAG GCGAGTGCAAAGCGAAGGGAAGGAGAAGACCGCATCTCTACCTAAAGATGCAAAGTCTGAATTAACCTACAGTTTAGCCGGTACGATCCCACAGGGCAACTACCATGAAATCCAGGATCTTAGTACACAGAACAGTGGTTATGACTACGTTACCACTGAAGGCGTGGCGCTCCCTACACACTCAAACACTTATTTTACCATCGAACCTGCAGGGAAGCTAATTGTAAAAGACAATTCAGCAGTCTCTGCAGCGGAAGGTGACTATGATCACATTGGAGACAAACCATCCAAACCGACCAGTGACTATGATACAACAGCTTCGGTGGCTGAAGCAGGAAATACGGGAGAAAATAGTTATGGTTACAATCACTTCCAAAACAAAGTCAACTCCCAGACACACCAAAATGACTACGACACTGCTGCCTCTGCAACTCAGACAGTTGCAAAAATCGGTACGACTGAAAGGAGCACAGATGAAGACGACTATGACCACTTACATAGGACAACTAATGCTTCCAAGACTGTTAGCTCGCCGTATGACACTACATCAAGAGTAGAAGATAACTCTGATTATTTTGTTGCGGGTCAAGTGAAATGA
- the LOC137287214 gene encoding uncharacterized protein, protein MAVCLSWWKYIPVLCFTVQSVKTVPNIKSSKACYGAEGLHCTRHDLRCRDTQSIAITDAYYTANTECDTLGLSRCSVNPGGVTEFGYFRFTVAELAHIYSGCSMLNECLYPAPRRSAGVAFSVVKYQCIETTNPFNIKCEHDQVPTKDNVGAIVGGVAVTVLAVSVVTFFIVRLIRKRGRNMHETKNESPSPPDLQRDNSYCLATNIPQEANHDAGDLKAQSSSSDYDYATVDGMAPQSGTCDPAASAAESGYNLIDDKPLSLTTDYDKTSAVGQATHTGGRVREDEYGYNLFQTTNIKPLQNDYDTAASATKAVAQMSGNDTSTEGDNYDHLSRAAVASGTLGSPYDTAGIVR, encoded by the exons TTCCCAATATAAAGTCCAGTAAAGCTTGCTATGGTGCTGAGGGCCTACACTGTACTCGGCACGACCTCAGATGCAGAGATACCCAGAGTATCGCTATCACTGACGCCTACTATACCGCCAATACAGAGTGTGACACCTTAGGCCTCTCCAGATGCAGTGTCAACCCCGGGGGCGTGACAGAATTCGGATATTTTAGGTTCACCGTCGCCGAGCTTGCCCATATCTACAGCGGATGCTCTATGCTGAATGAGTGTTTGTATCCTGCTCCCAGGCGAAGTGCAGGGGTCGCATTCTCAGTTGTGAAATATCAGTGTATTGAAA CCACAAACCCTTTCAACATCAAGTGTGAACATGACCAAGTGCCAACTAAAG ATAATGTTGGTGCAATCGTCGGAGGAGTTGCTGTAACCGTCCTTGCAGTATCAGTAGTAACATTCTTCATAGTGAGACTCATTCGAAAAAG AGGACGAAATATGCACGAAACTAAGAATGAATCACCTTCTCCTCCTGACTTACAGAGAGATAATTCATATTGTTTGGCCACGAACATTCCACAGGAAGCCAACCATGATGCAGGAGATCTTAAGGCACAGAGCAGCTCAAGTGATTATGATTATGCCACTGTCGATGGTATGGCGCCTCAATCAGGCACCTGTGATCCAGCGGCCTCTGCTGCTGAATCAGGTTATAATCTCATTGATGACAAACCACTTTCTCTGACCACTGACTATGACAAAACGTCTGCAGTTGGGCAAGCCACCCACACAGGAGGACGTGTTAGGGAAGATGAGTATGGATACAATCTGTTTCAAACGACGAACATCAAGCCACTCCAGAATGACTACGACACTGCTGCTTCAGCAACAAAAGCAGTTGCACAGATGAGCGGAAACGACACAAGCACCGAGGGAGACAACTATGATCATTTATCTCGGGCAGCCGTCGCTTCGGGAACTCTTGGCTCACCCTATGACACTGCAGGAATCGTGAGATAA